A single Raphanus sativus cultivar WK10039 unplaced genomic scaffold, ASM80110v3 Scaffold0053, whole genome shotgun sequence DNA region contains:
- the LOC108843376 gene encoding U-box domain-containing protein 14 yields the protein MAKCHRNNIGSLIHDPAPTPSSGYHFRLWSTFSRSSFRRKILHAVSCGGSSRYRHELREENEEERSYVVTVTEKKSTVKPRETKANTIAAALNGASFEEKGKKSEKLCDLLNLAEVEADVETKMKEEALDALKRVVGELQAAAARGVDDEDGGGCRKKVAAASEVRLLAKEDPEARVTLAMLGAIPPLVSMIDESRIADAQIASLYALLNLGIGNDANKAAIVKAGAVHKMLKLIESPNTPDQSIAEAVVANFLGLSALDSNKPIIGSSGAIIFLVKTLQNLDETSSSQAREDALRALYNLSIYQPNVSFILETDLITFLLNTLGDMEVSERILAILSNLVAVPEGRKAISSVCDAFPVLVDVLNWTDSPGCQEKATYILMLMAHKGYGDRQAMIEAGIESSLLELTLLGSALSQKRASRILECLRVDKGKQVLDSTGSCGALSAPIYGTRGNGLDHEESDLMMSEERKAVKQLVQQSLQSNMKRIAKRANLPQEFVPSEHFKSLSISSTSKSLPF from the exons ATGGCCAAGTGTCACCGGAACAACATCGGATCTCTCATTCACGACCCTGCTCCCACCCCTTCTTCCGGCTACCATTTCCGCCTCTGGAGCACCTTCTCCAGATCCTCTTTCCGCAGGAAGATCTTGCACGCCGTTAGCTGCGGCGGCAGCTCGCGTTACCGTCACGAGCTCCGAGAAGAGaacgaagaagaaagaagctACGTCGTGACGGTGACGGAGAAGAAGTCAACGGTCAAACCGAGGGAAACAAAAGCCAACACCATCGCCGCTGCGTTGAATGGAGCATCGTTCGAGGAGAAAGGGAAGAAGTCGGAGAAGCTCTGCGATCTGCTGAATCTTGCGGAGGTGGAAGCCGACGTGGAGACGAAGATGAAGGAGGAAGCGCTCGATGCGCTGAAGCGCGTGGTCGGGGAGCTACAGGCTGCGGCGGCGCGTGGAGTTGACGACGAAGACGGAGGAGGCTGTCGGAAGAAAGTAGCGGCGGCGAGCGAGGTGAGGTTGCTGGCGAAGGAGGATCCGGAGGCGAGAGTGACGCTGGCGATGCTCGGCGCGATTCCGCCGCTTGTTAGTATGATCGACGAGTCGCGAATCGCAGACGCTCAGATCGCTTCGCTGTACGCACTGCTCAATCTTGGCATCGGTAACGACGC gAACAAAGCAGCAATTGTTAAAGCAGGTGCGGTTCACAAGATGCTGAAGCTGATCGAGTCTCCAAACACACCTGATCAATCTATCGCAGAAGCTGTGGTCGCTAACTTCCTCGGATTAAGCGCTCTAGACTCGAACAAACCAATCATCGGTTCTTCAGGAGCAATCATCTTCCTAGTGAAAACTCTTCAGAACTTGGACGAAACAAGCAGCTCGCAAGCTAGAGAAGACGCGTTAAGAGCTCTCTACAACCTCTCTATATATCAACCAAACGTTTCGTTCATCCTCGAAACGGATTTAATCACGTTTCTCCTGAACACATTGGGAGATATGGAAGTGAGCGAGAGGATCCTCGCCATCTTGAGCAATTTAGTGGCAGTCCCGGAAGGAAGGAAAGCGATCAGTTCAGTATGCGATGCCTTCCCGGTTCTGGTCGATGTACTGAACTGGACTGACTCTCCAGGGTGCCAAGAGAAGGCGACTTACATTCTAATGTTGATGGCTCACAAGGGATATGGAGATAGACAAGCAATGATTGAGGCGGGAATCGAATCCTCGTTGCTAGAGTTGACCCTTTTGGGAAGTGCATTGTCTCAAAAGAGAGCCTCGAGGATATTAGAGTGTCTTAGAGTAGACAAAgggaagcaagtcttggatagTACCGGATCATGCGGAGCCTTATCCGCACCGATATACGGGACCAGAGGCAACGGTTTGGACCACGAGGAAAGCGACTTGATGATGAGCGAAGAGAGGAAAGCAGTGAAGCAGTTAGTGCAACAGAGTTTACAGAGCAACATGAAGAGAATAGCAAAGAGAGCTAATTTGCCACAAGAGTTTGTTCCTTCGGAGCATTTTAAATCACTCTCTATAAGCTCCACTTCGAAGAGCCTCCCCTTTTGA